The DNA window AGCCGGCTGCGACTGCGACCATCCTCAAGGGCAAGCTGAGCATGAGCGGGCTGACGCGCGCCGTCGACTGCCAGAAGACGTGGGCCGAGGCGATCGGCGGGGATGGCTTCCTGCCGCAGGCCGGTCTTGCGGTCACGTCGGCTTTCATTGACGAGGTCGGTCCGGAAGGCCTTCGGACCCTGCAAGAAGCCCTTCAATCGGCGCTGAACTATGTGGTGAGCCATCCCACCCTGGCAGCGCTGGCATCGGCCGACGAATTCGGCCTGATGAGCCCTGTGGTCGCACAGGCAATCCCGCACAGTAATCTCGCCGCGCTACCCGCATCCTCGATCCGCCCGGAACTGGAGGCCTTCTTCTCCATCCTCGCTGACGACGATCCGCGCATCATCGGCGGCAAGCTGCCGGATGACGGGTTCTACGCGCTCTGAGAGCCCGCTCCGCTGCGTCGTTTTCAAAGGAGACCATAGCCATGCCAACGCAACATCCATCTCTGCTCCGCGACCGGTTCTTCGGTGGCAGCCTTGCGGCGACGATCATCGCGTTTCTCGCATGTCTGTCCACGCACATCGCCACGATCCTCGGTATTGCAGGTGCTATCGCCTGGGTCGGGGAATTGGAGCACGCGCTGCTGTTCGCAACGATCGCCCTCGCGGGATTGACGCTCTACGCCTGGCGCCGCCACCGCCGCGCCGGCTGTGACTGCGCACCTAGGGTCGACAAATGACGCGGGCCTCCTGGCTCGGACGCTATATCTGGTCAGGCTGGGCGGGCGCGACCGGTCTGTTGTGCCTGTTCGCAGCCTGGCAGACCGGCCATGAAGTCTACGGAAGCTTCGTACTGCCGTCGCCACTTGAGACGCTTTCGGCGATTGGCGACATTATACGTGCGCCCGGCTTCGCATCGGCCACGGGAGAAACCGCCGCGCGCGCAGCTCTTGGCTTCTGCCTGGCCGCGGGGCTGGGCACGCTGGCGGGAAGCGTCGCGGGCTTCTCGTTTGCCGCTATGCGGCTCCTCAAGCCCGTCGTCGCCGTTGTGCTTTCCGTCCCGCCGATATCGTGGATCGTGCTCACGCTGATATGGTTCGGGGCGACCGGCGGCTCGGCGGTTGCGACCGTCGTCGTCGCCGCGCTGCCCATCTCCTTCGCCGGCGCGCTGGAAGGCGTTGCCACACGTGACCGGTCGCTCGACGCCATGGCACGGGTGTTCGGTGCCGGGCCGTTCCGCCGTTTCCGCACGGTCACGCTGCCGCATCTCTTGTCCTATCTCTTCCCTGCGTGGACGACGACGGTTGGAACCGCGTGGAAAGTCACAGTCATGGCCGAGCTTCTTTCCAATACCGGCGGGATCGGCGGCGAAATCGCCACGGCACGAGCCCTGTTCGACATTGCGCAGGTGACGGCCTGGACCGCACTCGTCGTTCTCTTCGCGCTTGCCACGGACTATCTCGTACTTCATCCACTGCGCGAGGGACTTGAGCGCTGGCGCAGCGCCGGCCTGCCGTCGGGCGTGAAGCGATGAGGCTTGCGCTTGACCGCGTCGGCCACGCCTTCCTCGGCCGGACCGTTCTCGAAGATACATCGCTTGTGCTTGCCCCTGGCGAGATTGTCGCGCTTGTGGGGCCTTCCGGCTGTGGCAAGACCACGCTCTTGCAGATCGCCGCCGGCCTTATCGAACCCCTGAAGGGCCGCGTCCGGCGGCATTATCGACGCCATGCCGTGGTGTTTCAGGAGCCTCGGCTCCTGCCCTGGTTCAATGCGCGGGACAACATCGCCTATGGTCTTGCCGGTCTCGGTATTCCCGCGCGCCGCCGTTGGGAGGCTGCCTGCGCCAAAGCTCACGATGTGGGGCTCGAGCCTGCCGATCTCGACAAATATCCTTCCGAACTGTCCGGCGGCATGCGCCAGCGCGTGGCGGTGGCCCGTGCGTTGGCGGTGGAACCGGAGGTCGTCTACTTCGACGAGCCATTCACGGCGGTGGATGTCGGCCTGAAGCGCGTCTTGCAGGACCTCGTCGTGGCAATGGCCCGTGAGTGCGGGTTCTCAGGCCTGTTCGTGACGCACGACATCGCCGAGGCCGTGCGCATAGCCGATCGGCTGGCAATTCTCTCCACAAGGCAACGCGGGATCGTCGAAATCCGCGCCATTCCGGGCAGGCCGGGCGGGCGCGACAACCGCTCCGTGTTCGAGACCGTGGAAGGCTGGTCGCACGAGCCGGTATTCAGCGAACTTGTGCATGGCGAGGAGCGGCATCACACATGACGGTCCTGCCAGTTGGCCACGGGACCTTCAACGCCGGTGCCGTCCATCCTCTCCTGTCAGAAGGCCTACGGCTGTTCTTCCCTCTGGCGGCGATCCACGCGATGGCTTGGCCGACCCTTTGGGTCATCGTCTTCGCGTTCGACCTGCCTCTTGCCCGCTCGGTGCCGCCCGGTCAGTGGCATGCATATGAGATGATTTTCGGAACCTACGGCGCGGCACTTGCCGGCTTCCTCACCTCGGCTGTACCGGAATGGACGGACACTCGACCGCGACAAGGTGCAAGCCTCGTTGCCCTTTTTGCATTCTGGTTGCCTGGGCGGCTCGTCGGCCTTTTGGGCGCGGACGCGCTCATGGCCGTCGCCGCGATAACGGATTTCACGTTCCTGAGCCTGCTGATGTGGTTCGCGATCACACCGATGATCGAGCGACGCTCGACACGCCATGCCTCCTTCGTAACCTGGATCGTTCTGCTCGCCGCAACCGAGGCCGCCATCCGGATGGCCTGGATCTCCGGCCAGTTCGATCTTTCCGCGCGGCTCCTGCAAACCGCGCTCCTCATCTTCGTGCTGCTGTTCGCATTGGCGCTTTCGCGCATCAACGTCGTCGTCCTCAATCTCGCGCTTGATCCATCGGGCGAGACCACACCCTACAGGCCGCATCCCGGACGCCAGAACCTAGCCGCAGCCGCGACGGCGCTCTTTGGCGCGACAAGCCTCGCCTTTCCGGGGTCGCAGGCGCCAGCCTTTCTGGCGCTGGCGGCCGGCGCGGCGTTCATGGATCGGCTTGGCGAGTGGTTCATCGGCCGCGGCGTTCTCAAGGGCGAAGTCCTGGCGCTGGCGCTTGCCAATCTCTTTGCCGCGCTGGGGCTGATCACGCTTGGCCTCGCCGATCTGGGCGTCGCGATTCCGCCGGCTGCGGGTCTGCATCTTCTTTCAGTCGGAGCTTTGGGGACCGCCGTCATAGCCGTCTTCATTATCGCCGGGCTGCGCCATACCGGCCGGCTGCTCGTTCTGCCCTGGCAGGCCAATGCAGCGATCGTTCTGATCGTGGCCGCCTGTCTTGTCCGGGTTCTGCCCGAAGTGGGTGTTCTGAAAAGTCTCTTCGGGCCGCACTACACGCTTGCAACACTTTTGTGGGCCGGAACATTTGGGATCTGGTTGGCCGGCTTCCTGCCATTTCTTGTTCGGCCAGGTCTGGATCAGGTGGCAACCTGCGGAAGCAAACCAGGGTATGACGATACATCCGCCAAGCTTGGCGGATGTCGTTGAGGTAGCAAGATGGAATTCGATTGCGGGGATGCGACATGATGCCGGAACCTGAGCCAAGTCCGGACCGCGCCACCACCTGACATCATCCCGGAAATTCTCAACGGCAATCTTAGCCCACACCAACACCTCCTTGCGCCAGGACAAAGAAGCGGCCGATTGGGGCGCCTAGTGTTTTCAAGAAGGGATGCGCCCATGTCACCGCCTCGAGAGCCGACTTTTCATGAAATGTT is part of the Chelativorans sp. AA-79 genome and encodes:
- a CDS encoding ABC transporter permease — protein: MTRASWLGRYIWSGWAGATGLLCLFAAWQTGHEVYGSFVLPSPLETLSAIGDIIRAPGFASATGETAARAALGFCLAAGLGTLAGSVAGFSFAAMRLLKPVVAVVLSVPPISWIVLTLIWFGATGGSAVATVVVAALPISFAGALEGVATRDRSLDAMARVFGAGPFRRFRTVTLPHLLSYLFPAWTTTVGTAWKVTVMAELLSNTGGIGGEIATARALFDIAQVTAWTALVVLFALATDYLVLHPLREGLERWRSAGLPSGVKR
- a CDS encoding ATP-binding cassette domain-containing protein, with the translated sequence MRLALDRVGHAFLGRTVLEDTSLVLAPGEIVALVGPSGCGKTTLLQIAAGLIEPLKGRVRRHYRRHAVVFQEPRLLPWFNARDNIAYGLAGLGIPARRRWEAACAKAHDVGLEPADLDKYPSELSGGMRQRVAVARALAVEPEVVYFDEPFTAVDVGLKRVLQDLVVAMARECGFSGLFVTHDIAEAVRIADRLAILSTRQRGIVEIRAIPGRPGGRDNRSVFETVEGWSHEPVFSELVHGEERHHT
- a CDS encoding NnrS family protein, which codes for MTVLPVGHGTFNAGAVHPLLSEGLRLFFPLAAIHAMAWPTLWVIVFAFDLPLARSVPPGQWHAYEMIFGTYGAALAGFLTSAVPEWTDTRPRQGASLVALFAFWLPGRLVGLLGADALMAVAAITDFTFLSLLMWFAITPMIERRSTRHASFVTWIVLLAATEAAIRMAWISGQFDLSARLLQTALLIFVLLFALALSRINVVVLNLALDPSGETTPYRPHPGRQNLAAAATALFGATSLAFPGSQAPAFLALAAGAAFMDRLGEWFIGRGVLKGEVLALALANLFAALGLITLGLADLGVAIPPAAGLHLLSVGALGTAVIAVFIIAGLRHTGRLLVLPWQANAAIVLIVAACLVRVLPEVGVLKSLFGPHYTLATLLWAGTFGIWLAGFLPFLVRPGLDQVATCGSKPGYDDTSAKLGGCR